A genome region from Meriones unguiculatus strain TT.TT164.6M chromosome 19, Bangor_MerUng_6.1, whole genome shotgun sequence includes the following:
- the LOC132649225 gene encoding putative vomeronasal receptor-like protein 4 codes for MIFRDLIQRMIFVSLIGLGGLGNIILFVRHLYPFIMGPEHKNTDVILIHLAFVNTIIIYCIGVRTIATIFYIRNFLGDVGCKTTIYLERVARGLSICTTCLLSVVQAVTISPRTSLWRRLKPQTASNVLAFLLLIWIFNSLISSNLLHYITASSSMNRSVVGMSAGYCYMLPSRHTVKWLFLSLMALRDVIFQGLMGWSSGSMALHLYKHYTRMLYLHRSRSECNSRPEIRATQRVLTLMTCFLFFYLADFIFSCYTGSTVTHDSTVLNIKAFLVLSYAGLSPFVLIIRDVQIAKPCCVC; via the coding sequence ATGATTTTTAGAGACCTCATCCAGAGAATGATTTTCGTTTCACTTATTGGACTCGGAGGTTTAGGAAACATCATCTTATTTGTGAGACATCTATATCCTTTCATCATGGGTCCTGAGCACAAAAATACAGATGTCATTCTCATCCACTTGGCTTTTGTAAATACGATAATTATTTATTGCATAGGAGTCAGAACCATAGCCACAATTTTCTATATCAGAAATTTCCTAGGTGATGTTGGCTGCAAAACTACAATATATCTAGAAAGGGTTGCCCGTGGCCTCTCCATCTGCACTACCTGTCTCCTCAGTGTGGTCCAGGCTGTCACCATCAGTCCCAGGACCAGCCTTTGGAGAAGGCTAAAACCACAGACTGCATCAAATGTTCTTGCCTTTCTCCTGCTCATTTGGATCTTCAATTCCCTGATAAGCTCCAACTTGCTCCACTACATCACAGCAAGCAGTAGCATGAACAGGTCTGTAGTTGGGATGTCTGCTGGGTATTGCTATATGCTGCCATCCAGGCACACAGTAAAGTGGCTTTTCCTCTCCCTCATGGCTCTTCGGGATGTCATTTTTCAGGGTCTCATGGGCTGGAGCAGTGGGTCTATGGCTCTCCATCTGTACAAACATTACACACGCATGCTCTACCTTCACAGATCCAGGTCTGAATGTAATTCCAGGCCAGAAatcagagctacacaaagagtTCTAACGCTCATgacctgtttccttttcttttacttggcagattttattttctcctgCTACACGGGTTCCACAGTGACACATGATTCTACAGTCCTAAATATTAAAGCATTTTTAGTACTTAGTTATGCTGGTCTCAGCCCCTTTGTCCTAATCATCAGAGATGTCCAGATTGCTAAGCCCTGCTGTGTCTGCTGA